A genome region from Ciona intestinalis unplaced genomic scaffold, KH HT000052.1, whole genome shotgun sequence includes the following:
- the LOC113474942 gene encoding uncharacterized protein LOC113474942, which translates to MKKGLHYSTKLKIKSSGEIENTSCECPAGQGPHSTCKHIAVVLCMLVEFREKGVLDLDSCTGSLQTFHQPKQKHQGGPVEASKLPGVSTTDVDDDPRPMEYRNAPDYNDLVEFDGDLFSNLPHLGIHNTEFCRGKAVSASASNPEVTIPSLVAATIVGVCVLGQDT; encoded by the exons ATGAAAAAAGGGTTACATTACAGcactaaactaaaaattaaatcatcTGGAGAAATCGAAAACACAAGTTGCGAGTGTCCTGCAGGTCAAGGTCCCCATTCAACATGCAAGCATATTGCAGTAGTTCTATGCATGCTGGTTGAGTTTAGAGAGAAAGGTGTGCTGGATTTGGACTCCTGTACTGGTTCGTTGCAAACATTTCATCAACCTAAACAGAAACATCAGG GTGGTCCTGTGGAAGCATCAAAGCTTCCTGGTGTTTCCACAACAGATGTGGACGATGACCCCCGGCCAATGGAATACAGAAATGCGCCAGACTACAACGACTTG GTGGAATTTGATGGTGATTTGTTTAGTAATCTCCCGCACTTAGGAATTCACAATACAGAATTTTGTCGTGGCAAAGCAGTGAGTGCGTCAGCCTCAAACCCAGAGGTTACAATTCCAAgtctcgtcgctgctaccattgtgggcgtatgtgtccttggacaagatacttaa